Proteins from a genomic interval of Toxotes jaculatrix isolate fToxJac2 chromosome 5, fToxJac2.pri, whole genome shotgun sequence:
- the snupn gene encoding snurportin-1 codes for MDDLTQALSASFAVSKEPNSTAAPHPRLAQYKSKYSVLEQSERRRRFLELQKSKRLNYVNHARRLADGDWTGADSDGEEDMEKQEEGQREQDGNTEEEGMEIERRKLPKHYANQLMLSEWLVDVPSELDTDWLMVVCPVGKRSLIVSSKGSTAAYTKSGYCVNRFPSLLPGGNRHNSAMGKDYTILDCIYSEVDRTYYILDVMCWRGHPVYDCPTEFRFYWLQSKVQETDGLSEIAKRNPFRFVSLQSTDCTAVSIQKALTAEYSFSVDGLLFYHKQTHYTPGSTPLVGWLRPYMVPDILGIEVPVGPLTSKPEYAGHQLQQILEHKKASSEVRPANRSGGYELEYLSTPSQDSADSLNFLNQKPIREANMEI; via the exons ATGGATGACCTGACCCAAGCCCTTTCGGCCAGCTTTGCTGTGTCCAAGGAGCCCAACAGTACAGCTGCCCCCCATCCTCGGCTGGCCCAGTACAAGAGCAAGTACAGCGTACTGGAGCAGAGTGAGCGACGGAGGCGCTTCCTTGAACTGCAGAAAAG TAAAAGGTTAAACTACGTCAACCATGCACGGCGTCTGGCTGATGGGGACTGGACAGGGGCAGACAGCGATGGGGAGGAGGACAtggaaaaacaggaggaggggCAACGAGAGCAAGATGgcaacacagaggaagagggaatGGAGATTGAGAGGAGGAAGTTGCCAAAACATTATGCAAACCAG CTCATGCTGTCAGAGTGGCTGGTGGACGTCCCATCAGAACTGGACACTGATTGGCTGATGGTGGTCTGTCCTGTGGGGAAAAGATCTCTCATTGTGTCCTCCAAG gGTTCCACTGCAGCGTACACTAAAAGCGGCTACTGTGTGAACCGTTTTCCCTCCCTGCTGCCCGGTGGGAACCGGCACAACTCTGCCATGGGAAAAG ACTATACAATCCTGGACTGCATTTACAGTGAAGTGGACAGAACGTACTACATCCTGGATGTCATGTGCTGGAGAGGCCACCCGGTCTACGACTGCCCG ACTGAGTTCCGTTTCTACTGGCTTCAGTCCAAAGTCCAGGAGACAGACGGTCTATCAGAGATCGCCAAACGCAACCCT TTCCGGTTTGTGAGCCTCCAAAGCACAGACTGCACAGCGGTATCAATTCAGAAAGCCCTAACAGCTGAGTACAGCTTCAGT GTGGATGGTCTGCTCTTCTACCACAAGCAGACCCACTACACTCCTGGCAGCACCCCTCTAGTAGGCTGGCTTCGCCCCTACATGGTTCCTGACATCCTGGGTATAGAGGTTCCCGTAGGGCCGCTCACCAGCAAGCCTGAGTATGCCGgccaccagctgcagcagatccTGGAACACAAGAAAGCATCAAGTGAAGTCCGCCCGGCCAACAGAAGCGGGGGCTACGAGTTAGAGTACCTTTCCACGCCGAGCCAGGACAGCGCGGACTCTCTGAACTTTTTGAATCAAAAGCCAATAAGGGAAGCAAACATGGAGATCTGA